The genomic window ATGAACGAACGCAAACTATCGGGGTAGTTTTGCCCCTATCCATTGTCAGCGCGATTGAGGGTTTAGCGAAAGCGGAACTGATCGCTCGCAGTTCATGGCTGCGGCGAGTCATTCTCAAAGAGCTGAACCGAAATACATCGGTCACTCATAAGGCATCCGCCCCGGAGGCCGCATGATGCAGGAGCTTGAAGACCTGTTCGTTGCGGAATGTCGCCGACAAGGCTGCCAGCCGAATTCCAGTGCCATGATGCAAATGGCCATCGACCTCGCTGGCAGCTTAGTGAGTGGTGACGGGACGATAAGGATTGTCAGAAATGGCGAGAATTTCTCAATGCGTGCCAATGATTACGTCCGCTCGCTGCGAGACTCGATGCCTACCGCTTTCGAAAACCTGACTGAAGCTAAAGCGAAAGGCCTCAGCCTAACCGAGCGTATGAGGGCCGAAGTTGAGGCCAGCCGCAAAGGGTTGCCATCTGATTGGAGAGAAGTGCGCTCGCGCGTTACCGGCCTTACGGCCTCCATGATGGATACCAAAGAAAAAGATTTTCCCAACATATAAGGAAATAGAACATGACAGATCATCCCGTAAGTGCTGGCCGTATGTTCGGCCTCAGCTCCGTTTCCGATGAAGCTCGGCGAGCAAGGGCAGAGTTGCTTGAGCGAAAAGATTTGGAGAAACGAAAGGCAGAGGCAGACGCTCGTGTTGCAGACATCAAGGCGAGAATCACAGCGCTTGATCTTGACCCGCTGCGCTCCCAACTAAACAGCGCGCTGGCGGACGCAGAGGCGGTCGCGGTAGAGCTGGCGGCTCGATAGCACGAGTTCCGACGCTCTGGGGATGTGGTGATGATATCGAGACATGCGCTGGTAGCCGCTGCAATGGCTCTCGTGCCACATCCCCATCTGCCACTGCATCAATGTGACCGTCTAAGCTAAGAGGGCCATATACCGAATTTTTGCTTGTTAGTTTCCATCCGATCTTTCCATTCCTCTAACATGGACAGCCGGTGGTCTATGTCCTGTCGGAAGACTTCGCGTCCGATGAGTAGGAACGATTCCAAAGCCATCCCGCCATACCAAAGAATGCCAAGAAAATGG from Nitrobacteraceae bacterium AZCC 1564 includes these protein-coding regions:
- a CDS encoding NADH:ubiquinone oxidoreductase subunit D (product_source=COG0649; cog=COG0649; superfamily=47598); this encodes MIDIDQARNERTQTIGVVLPLSIVSAIEGLAKAELIARSSWLRRVILKELNRNTSVTHKASAPEAA
- a CDS encoding hypothetical protein (product_source=Hypo-rule applied); protein product: MMQELEDLFVAECRRQGCQPNSSAMMQMAIDLAGSLVSGDGTIRIVRNGENFSMRANDYVRSLRDSMPTAFENLTEAKAKGLSLTERMRAEVEASRKGLPSDWREVRSRVTGLTASMMDTKEKDFPNI
- a CDS encoding hypothetical protein (product_source=Hypo-rule applied; superfamily=57997); translation: MTDHPVSAGRMFGLSSVSDEARRARAELLERKDLEKRKAEADARVADIKARITALDLDPLRSQLNSALADAEAVAVELAAR